From Methanocella paludicola SANAE, a single genomic window includes:
- a CDS encoding P-II family nitrogen regulator encodes MKMVQAIIRPERLDGVKKALEEKGFIALSITEMRGRGEQKGIRLSHRGRPLEVDVLPKVKLELVVDDEHVDPIVSIIRGSARTGKVGDGKIFVLPVDMMCKVRTDEVWK; translated from the coding sequence ATGAAGATGGTACAGGCAATAATCCGGCCGGAGCGATTGGATGGCGTGAAAAAGGCCCTGGAAGAAAAGGGCTTCATCGCCCTGAGCATCACCGAGATGCGGGGCCGGGGAGAACAGAAGGGCATCCGCCTCTCGCACCGGGGAAGGCCCCTCGAGGTCGATGTCCTTCCAAAGGTCAAGCTCGAGCTCGTGGTGGATGACGAGCACGTCGACCCGATCGTTTCGATCATCCGGGGCAGCGCCCGGACCGGAAAGGTGGGGGATGGAAAGATCTTCGTCCTGCCAGTCGACATGATGTGCAAGGTCCGAACGGACGAAGTCTGGAAATAG
- a CDS encoding helicase HerA domain-containing protein yields the protein MEDYEKLGSFYLGKAYDLSAQKAKDELLLYDSKDLVTHAMCVGMTGSGKTGLCISLIEEAAIDGVPAILIDPKGDLCNLLLTFPQLRGQDFLPWINVDDARQKGMSPEDYAAKQADMWKNGLASWGQGGERIQRLRDAAEMRIYTPGSNAGIPVSILKSFAAPGPAIRDDNDLFRERIGTTVMSLLGLAGINADPMQSREHILLSTILDNAWRQGQDMDLARLIQQVQTPPMNKIGVLDLESFYPAKDRFGLVMALNNLLASPGFNAWMQGVPLDIGQILYTPAGKPRIAIFSISHLSDSERMFFVSLLMNQVLGWMRAQPGTTSLRAIVYMDEIFGYLPPLANPPSKLPMLTLLKQARAFGIGMVLATQNPVDLDYKALSNMGTWFIGRLQTERDKARLLDGLESATAGAKFDRQAIEKVLSSLGNRVFLMNNTHEDAPELFQARWALSYLRGPLTRDQIKVLMDPFREAPSAAPVAQATAAPEAASPTVPAASGQPTLPPGIQAFFLPLRGGMKSGSRLVYQPKIVGAAKISFADSKTKINTARSQVFITPVTNGAIPVSWESAEEIAVPAAELEKSGQNGGQFGELAPAASREKSYASWTKDFTSWVYGTQRLELFRSPSLGEVSQPGEAERDFRIRLQQKARESRDEKVEALRKKYGPKIATLQERLRKAQANVEKQQSQARQAQMNTALSVGATILGAFTGRKALSTGTISRASTAAGRAGRAMEEGKDVERAGETAEAVQQQLNDLQAQFKEEANALAEKIDPMTEALEAISVKPKKADISVQLVALAWAPYWVDAQGGLTPAW from the coding sequence ATGGAGGATTACGAAAAATTAGGTTCTTTTTACCTGGGGAAGGCCTACGACCTGAGCGCCCAGAAAGCGAAAGATGAGCTTCTGCTGTATGATTCTAAAGACCTGGTGACCCATGCCATGTGCGTAGGCATGACGGGCAGCGGCAAGACCGGGCTGTGCATCTCTTTGATCGAGGAGGCGGCCATCGATGGGGTGCCTGCTATCCTCATCGACCCTAAGGGCGACCTGTGTAATTTATTGCTTACTTTCCCTCAGCTTCGGGGCCAGGACTTTTTGCCCTGGATCAATGTGGATGATGCCCGCCAGAAGGGCATGTCGCCCGAGGATTATGCCGCTAAGCAGGCGGATATGTGGAAGAACGGGCTGGCAAGCTGGGGCCAGGGCGGAGAGCGCATCCAGCGCTTACGAGATGCGGCGGAGATGCGCATATACACGCCGGGCAGCAACGCGGGCATCCCCGTGTCCATTTTGAAGTCGTTCGCCGCCCCCGGGCCCGCCATCCGGGACGATAACGACCTGTTCCGCGAGCGCATCGGCACTACGGTCATGAGCCTCCTCGGACTGGCGGGCATCAACGCCGACCCGATGCAGAGCCGGGAGCACATTCTGCTCTCGACGATCCTGGATAACGCGTGGAGGCAGGGGCAGGACATGGACCTTGCCCGCCTCATCCAGCAGGTACAAACTCCTCCGATGAATAAAATAGGAGTCCTCGACCTGGAGTCGTTCTACCCGGCGAAGGACCGTTTCGGACTGGTCATGGCGCTGAACAACCTGCTCGCATCTCCGGGGTTCAACGCCTGGATGCAGGGCGTCCCGCTCGACATCGGCCAGATCCTCTACACGCCTGCCGGAAAGCCCCGGATCGCCATATTCTCGATATCTCACCTCAGCGATTCCGAGCGCATGTTCTTCGTCTCGCTGCTTATGAACCAGGTCTTAGGGTGGATGCGCGCCCAGCCGGGCACCACCAGCCTCCGGGCTATCGTCTACATGGACGAGATATTCGGGTATTTGCCCCCGCTGGCGAACCCTCCCTCGAAGCTTCCTATGTTGACATTGCTTAAGCAGGCCAGGGCCTTCGGCATCGGCATGGTCCTGGCGACGCAGAACCCGGTCGACCTGGACTATAAGGCGCTTTCGAATATGGGCACCTGGTTCATCGGCCGCCTGCAGACAGAGAGGGACAAGGCCCGCCTGCTCGACGGGCTCGAGAGCGCCACGGCCGGCGCTAAGTTCGACCGCCAGGCCATCGAGAAGGTGCTGTCCAGCCTGGGTAACCGCGTGTTCCTGATGAATAATACTCACGAGGACGCTCCTGAGCTGTTCCAGGCTCGCTGGGCCCTGTCGTATTTGCGGGGGCCCCTGACCAGGGACCAGATCAAGGTCCTGATGGACCCGTTCCGCGAGGCACCATCCGCTGCGCCCGTGGCACAGGCTACTGCGGCGCCCGAAGCGGCGAGCCCGACAGTGCCCGCGGCATCGGGGCAGCCCACGCTTCCCCCGGGCATCCAGGCTTTCTTCCTGCCCCTGAGAGGCGGAATGAAAAGCGGAAGCAGGCTGGTATACCAGCCGAAGATCGTCGGGGCGGCGAAGATCAGCTTTGCCGACTCTAAGACGAAGATCAATACCGCGAGGAGCCAGGTGTTCATCACTCCGGTGACGAACGGCGCAATTCCGGTATCCTGGGAGAGCGCAGAGGAGATCGCGGTCCCCGCGGCAGAACTGGAGAAGTCCGGGCAGAACGGGGGGCAGTTCGGCGAGCTGGCCCCGGCCGCCAGCCGGGAGAAGAGCTATGCGTCCTGGACGAAGGACTTCACGAGCTGGGTGTATGGCACCCAGAGGCTGGAACTCTTCCGCAGCCCGAGCCTGGGCGAGGTATCGCAGCCGGGCGAAGCCGAGCGGGACTTCCGCATCCGCCTGCAGCAGAAAGCCCGCGAGAGCCGTGACGAGAAGGTCGAAGCCCTACGCAAGAAGTACGGCCCGAAGATCGCCACGCTCCAGGAGCGACTCCGCAAGGCGCAGGCCAACGTAGAAAAGCAGCAGTCACAGGCACGCCAGGCCCAGATGAACACGGCACTGTCAGTGGGAGCGACTATCCTGGGCGCGTTCACCGGCCGTAAAGCTTTAAGCACCGGGACGATAAGCCGGGCTTCCACGGCCGCCGGCCGCGCGGGCAGGGCAATGGAGGAGGGCAAGGACGTGGAAAGGGCCGGCGAGACGGCCGAGGCCGTCCAGCAGCAGCTCAACGACCTGCAGGCGCAGTTCAAGGAAGAGGCCAACGCCCTTGCGGAGAAGATCGACCCGATGACTGAGGCGCTAGAGGCCATATCGGTCAAGCCGAAGAAGGCCGATATCAGCGTCCAGCTCGTCGCGCTCGCCTGGGCGCCGTACTGGGTGGACGCGCAGGGCGGCCTCACGCCAGCCTGGTAA
- a CDS encoding aspartate/glutamate racemase family protein: protein MKTIGLIGGMSWESSIEYYRIINEAVREQMGGLHSAPIVMHSVEFEDIRALQDKGEWAELTNIMADMARGLKWAGADFILICTNTMHIMADDVQRRAGIDVLHIADATGLEIRRAGLKKVGLLGTRFTMEKDFYTGRLKDGFGIEAIIPEEAERQEVHDIIFKELCAGVIRPESKARLKEIIAGLSSRGAEGIILGCTEIPLIIGQGDVPLPVFDTTRIHAMAAVGRAMPQAG, encoded by the coding sequence ATGAAAACAATAGGACTAATAGGCGGCATGAGCTGGGAATCGTCCATCGAGTATTATCGCATCATCAACGAGGCGGTCAGGGAACAAATGGGCGGTCTCCATTCCGCGCCCATCGTCATGCACTCGGTCGAGTTCGAGGACATAAGGGCGCTCCAGGATAAGGGGGAGTGGGCCGAACTTACGAATATCATGGCCGACATGGCCCGGGGCCTGAAGTGGGCCGGGGCGGACTTTATTCTTATATGCACGAACACCATGCACATCATGGCCGACGACGTCCAGAGGCGTGCGGGCATCGACGTTCTCCACATCGCCGACGCCACGGGCTTGGAAATACGGCGCGCCGGCCTCAAGAAGGTAGGGCTCCTGGGCACGAGGTTCACGATGGAGAAGGACTTCTATACGGGGCGGCTTAAGGACGGGTTCGGCATCGAGGCCATCATCCCGGAAGAGGCCGAACGGCAGGAAGTCCACGACATCATCTTCAAAGAGCTGTGCGCCGGCGTCATCCGCCCTGAGTCTAAAGCGCGGCTAAAGGAGATCATCGCGGGCCTTAGCTCGAGGGGCGCCGAGGGCATTATCCTCGGGTGCACCGAGATACCCCTCATCATCGGCCAGGGCGACGTGCCACTGCCCGTTTTCGATACCACCCGCATTCACGCCATGGCCGCCGTCGGGCGAGCGATGCCGCAGGCCGGGTAA
- a CDS encoding replication factor C large subunit, producing the protein MSEERCMDWAEKYRPVSLSGVLGNDAAVKALRKWAETFGSGKKAAILYGGPGIGKTSAALALAHDMGWDYIEMNASDQRTKDAINKVAGSASKTGTFGGTNERRLLILDEADNLHGNYDRGGEAAIINVIKNTNQPIILIANDFYALSKPLRDAAEPIQFRALLSTSIVKALKKICAAENIKCQPEALMKIAERTNDMRSAINDLQAAAMGREEVTLADVSTGERDVPESIFKVMGLIFRGDDPGKARRAVMDLDESPEDLIGWVDENLPREYHDGDLERGFDALSKADLFLARVRRRMDYGMWRYASFMMVAGVNRARKRRYGGYSKYSAPTYWQKLGRARGTRAVRDSLAAKIGKYCHTSKREARAVFIPLLRVLFRDEGYAVGITARLKLEEDEIAFLLDAEKSSKKVGKVYEKSRDLIEKEVEHEIDVFARFAPKEPSAHKVEETAAEPAAEPAPKPKRKRKTARDGGEVPAPAIVVEPLVEEPKKEEAPSEPKRQRTLFDF; encoded by the coding sequence ATGAGCGAAGAGCGCTGCATGGACTGGGCGGAGAAGTACAGGCCCGTCTCGCTGTCCGGCGTGCTTGGCAACGACGCCGCCGTGAAGGCCCTCAGGAAGTGGGCCGAGACATTCGGCTCCGGCAAAAAGGCCGCCATCCTCTACGGAGGCCCGGGCATCGGTAAGACCTCGGCCGCATTAGCGCTCGCTCACGACATGGGCTGGGACTACATCGAGATGAACGCCTCGGACCAGCGAACAAAGGACGCCATCAATAAAGTCGCCGGCTCCGCCTCGAAGACGGGCACCTTCGGGGGCACTAACGAGAGGCGCCTGCTCATCCTGGACGAGGCCGATAACCTCCACGGCAATTACGACCGCGGCGGAGAGGCTGCCATTATCAATGTCATTAAGAATACTAATCAGCCTATTATCCTGATCGCGAATGACTTTTATGCGCTCTCGAAACCGCTCAGGGACGCGGCAGAGCCCATCCAGTTCAGGGCATTGCTTAGCACCTCTATCGTGAAAGCCCTAAAAAAGATATGCGCGGCCGAGAACATCAAGTGCCAGCCCGAGGCGCTCATGAAGATCGCAGAGCGCACGAACGACATGAGGTCGGCCATCAACGACCTGCAGGCCGCGGCCATGGGCCGGGAAGAGGTGACGCTCGCCGACGTTTCCACGGGCGAGCGGGACGTGCCGGAATCGATTTTTAAGGTGATGGGCCTCATCTTCCGGGGAGACGACCCCGGGAAGGCCCGGAGAGCGGTAATGGACCTGGACGAGAGCCCCGAGGACCTTATCGGGTGGGTGGACGAGAACCTCCCGCGGGAGTACCATGACGGCGACCTCGAGAGGGGCTTCGATGCCCTTTCGAAGGCGGACCTGTTCCTTGCCCGGGTCAGGCGGCGCATGGACTACGGCATGTGGCGCTACGCCTCGTTCATGATGGTGGCCGGCGTGAACCGCGCCAGAAAGCGCCGCTACGGGGGCTACTCGAAGTACAGCGCCCCGACGTACTGGCAGAAGCTCGGCAGGGCCAGGGGCACCAGGGCCGTCCGGGACTCGCTCGCCGCGAAGATCGGCAAGTACTGCCACACGTCCAAAAGGGAGGCGCGGGCTGTCTTCATACCGCTTTTACGCGTGCTATTCAGGGACGAGGGCTACGCCGTCGGCATTACGGCGAGGCTCAAGCTGGAGGAGGACGAGATAGCGTTCCTCCTGGATGCGGAGAAGTCCTCGAAAAAGGTGGGTAAGGTATACGAAAAGTCCCGGGACCTCATCGAGAAGGAGGTCGAGCACGAGATCGATGTTTTCGCGCGTTTTGCACCGAAGGAGCCGTCAGCCCATAAGGTGGAAGAGACGGCAGCAGAGCCCGCGGCGGAGCCGGCCCCTAAGCCGAAGCGGAAGCGCAAGACGGCGAGGGACGGCGGCGAGGTACCGGCCCCGGCCATAGTCGTCGAGCCTCTAGTGGAAGAGCCAAAAAAAGAAGAAGCGCCTTCCGAGCCAAAAAGACAGCGCACACTATTCGACTTTTGA